The following coding sequences are from one Megamonas funiformis window:
- the yidD gene encoding membrane protein insertion efficiency factor YidD → MKRIFIGLILFYRNFISPLKPPCCRYIPTCSEYALIAVEKYGVVHGGWMAIKRILRCHPFHKGGYDPVK, encoded by the coding sequence TTGATTTTATTTTATCGAAATTTTATATCTCCATTGAAACCGCCTTGCTGTCGCTATATTCCGACTTGTTCAGAATATGCCTTAATTGCGGTAGAAAAATATGGTGTCGTTCACGGTGGCTGGATGGCAATAAAACGTATATTGCGTTGTCATCCTTTTCATAAAGGTGGATACGACCCTGTAAAATAG